A section of the Candidatus Moraniibacteriota bacterium genome encodes:
- a CDS encoding ATP-grasp domain-containing protein translates to MKKVLILFGKSSWRKSRPFDNKDYQYSYEFFYDLCKASGVQMYRASYEWYDYKNQVFKYAWIYEGAGGQWSRVSNIKPDLIYDKTKARLEVYHKKDLIAQHYTFINDLDFTRIIDDKFVVGLLFSKWSKKNFIVRNPIELKAALKHIRTATAVLKPVTESGGIGVQVFPKKNASGISFHGTHILQEFIDSSRGVPGVSSRMHDLRLVMVNEKIIYAYIREPKEGSFLANLAQGGQLSIVPHRQIPRSVAPIVEHAKDIFESFHPKIFTIDIMFDTTGSPWVVELNSMPGLYFTPEEKPSMEKMYQELLRVFKEKLTLE, encoded by the coding sequence ATGAAAAAAGTGCTCATCCTCTTTGGGAAAAGTAGTTGGCGGAAAAGTCGGCCTTTTGATAATAAAGACTATCAGTACTCCTACGAATTTTTCTACGATCTTTGCAAAGCGAGCGGGGTCCAAATGTATCGAGCCTCCTATGAGTGGTATGACTACAAGAACCAGGTCTTCAAGTACGCCTGGATTTACGAAGGGGCGGGCGGCCAGTGGTCGCGAGTCTCAAACATCAAGCCCGATCTGATTTACGACAAGACGAAAGCTCGGCTCGAGGTGTATCACAAGAAGGACCTCATTGCTCAGCACTATACATTCATCAATGACCTCGATTTCACACGTATCATCGATGATAAGTTCGTTGTCGGCCTGCTCTTTTCGAAGTGGAGCAAGAAGAACTTCATCGTGCGGAACCCGATAGAACTCAAAGCGGCTCTGAAGCATATCCGGACAGCAACAGCCGTCCTCAAGCCCGTGACGGAAAGCGGCGGCATCGGTGTACAAGTCTTCCCGAAGAAAAATGCCTCCGGAATCTCTTTCCACGGCACGCATATCCTTCAAGAATTTATCGATTCATCACGGGGTGTCCCAGGTGTATCCAGCCGCATGCATGATCTGCGTCTCGTCATGGTGAACGAAAAAATTATCTATGCGTATATTCGCGAGCCCAAGGAGGGTAGTTTCCTCGCCAATCTGGCGCAGGGCGGCCAGCTCTCCATCGTCCCCCACAGACAAATCCCTCGCTCCGTTGCGCCGATTGTCGAGCACGCGAAGGATATCTTTGAGTCCTTCCACCCGAAAATTTTCACCATCGATATCATGTTTGACACTACCGGGAGTCCTTGGGTAGTCGAACTGAATTCGATGCCCGGCCTCTACTTTACTCCGGAAGAAAAGCCGAGTATGGAGAAAATGTACCAAGAACTTCTCCGGGTCTTCAAAGAAAAGCTCACGCTCGAGTAA
- the ruvC gene encoding crossover junction endodeoxyribonuclease RuvC: MKILGIDPGTATVGWAVLEHIEGKTEPLAYGHISTSKDLPLQKRLQEIRDDVAVIVKQYQPDTAAMEELFFFNNQKTAISVAQSRGALLLTLADFGLTIAGYTPLQVKQALTGYGKADKQQVQRMAKEILHLKAIPKPDDVADALAIALCHIHHASFAKRRV; this comes from the coding sequence ATGAAAATCCTCGGCATCGATCCTGGCACGGCGACGGTAGGGTGGGCTGTACTCGAGCACATCGAGGGGAAGACCGAGCCGCTGGCCTATGGGCATATTTCGACGAGCAAAGACCTACCTCTCCAGAAGCGGTTACAGGAAATCCGCGATGATGTCGCCGTAATTGTGAAGCAGTACCAACCCGATACGGCCGCGATGGAGGAACTTTTCTTCTTCAATAACCAGAAAACAGCGATCTCGGTCGCTCAGTCACGCGGTGCACTCCTCTTGACTTTAGCCGATTTTGGGCTTACTATCGCTGGTTACACGCCGCTCCAGGTGAAGCAGGCACTCACGGGGTATGGCAAGGCGGATAAACAGCAGGTGCAACGTATGGCCAAGGAGATTCTTCACCTGAAAGCCATCCCGAAGCCCGATGATGTCGCGGACGCGCTCGCCATTGCGCTGTGCCACATCCATCATGCGTCATTCGCGAAACGAAGAGTATAA